TGCATAGGAAACGTTATCATTTATTTTGACAACCACTGCTGAAACATCCTCTTGGATAGCAGTAATTAATCCAGAAATTCGCTGCACAGCCTGAGCACTTTGATCTGCTAACTTACGAATTTCATCAGCAACAACAGCAAAACCCTTACCATGTTCTCCCGCTCGAGCAGCCTCAATGGATGCGTTTAGTGCAAGCAAATTCGTTTGTTCAGCGATTTCACCGACCAATGTAATAATTGTTTCCACTTGCATCGCATTTTGCTTTAAATGATCAACATCTTTTAAAGAAGCTTCCTGCTCATCAGCAAGTTTTTGAATCCCATCAACCAATTGATTAACAGCCTGCTTACTTCGATCTAATATTTTCATCATCGCATTCGATTTTTGCTTGGAGTCGGCTGCTTTTTGCTGTACCTCCTCCGCTAGCTCTGTTGCTAATTCGACTGCTTCTGCGGTATTTTGTATTGCTTCTGAAGCGCTTTCTGCTCCTTTAGAAATTTCATCTGCGGATGAGCGAATGGACATAGAGTGATGATTCGCTTGTTCAGAAGCTTGTCGAATTTTAACAACTGATTGATTCGTACTTTCAAAATGCTGATCTATATTATGAACAATATCGCGTAAGTTTTTTAGCATTTTATTAAAAGCTATCCCCAACGCTCTAACCTCATCATCTGATTTAGAAATTTCTATGACTTGATGCAAATTTCCTTTAGCAGCTTCAGAGGCTGCTGCTTCAAGCTTTTCCAACGGCTTTACAATCACTCTTGCAGCAAAAAAAGCCAATATCCCCGACCAAATAATACCAAGAACGAACGTGGTTATTGTAAAAAAGTGTTCAGAAACATCCCAATAATTTTGTACGTAATCATAAATAATATAAATAAATACTGCACTAACTGAATACGTTACCAAAGCTAAAGTCGTTGTAAACAGCACCAGCTTTAATCGCAAACTGAAACGATACTTCTTCTTCTCCATTGATCTTCCCCCGCCTACTTTGTAAGTTTTTTTCTAAGCAGATCAATGTATTTATCCAATTCCTCCAGCGTCCCCTGATAGATTCGTAAATCCCCGCCAAAAGGATCGGAAATATCATAATTGATTAAATTCGCTTCTAGCCTTCGAATATTTTCAATGTCTTCCGAAAGATGCTCCTGAATTCGTTGATCTAGAAGGGAATTATCCAATTTATGCTGATTTTTTTGGATAAATATTGATCTTTTTTCCTCATAATCTGCATATGCCTGTTTCAACTCTTTCCATACTTCTTTATCGGCTTCTAAGACATATTCCTTTAACGTAAAATATTTTTCTTGGAATTGCGGGAAAGTCATGATAAGTGACTGCTTATGCTGTGTCGTCATTGTTAGAACAACGTCAGCCCAATTCAGCAGTTCCTTGGTTACCGGCTGGGATAGATGTTCGATCTCCATTTGTTTCTGTTTCAAAGCTTCTATCGCTTTTGGACTTGCTTGCTGGTTCTCTGCTGCAAAAATACCCGCAGATTGTACTTCTACTTCTGGTATTTTATGTCTAACTAAAGCTTCGGCCATTGGACTACGACACGTATTACCAGTACAAACAAATAACAATTTCATAGGGGTAACCTCCGATACTAAACTCTGTTAACAATATATCATATCCTGCTTTCCTTTAACCAGTTTCTTTTACTATCCACTAAACGTGAGTTTTGGTATGTTTAAGGATTTGTGGTTTAGCATATGTAAATGTTTACTAGCCACTAATCAAGCATGCGGCGTTATTATATTTTCATTATTTAAAGACGAATTTCAAAACATCCAAACTTCAGTAGTACAAAACATGATACAAATGGACTGTAGATCATATCTTTTAGAGTACTAATAGCCATTAGGGATTTAAAAACCTTACTGGCTGAAATTTCACTTTATAAAACACGATACATGATTATCGCTAGTTGATTTTCAAAATAAACATATTTCTTCTTGGATCAACATATAGTTTATAAGCATGTCCAAGGGGGAATTCGTGATGTCAGGATATATTGGTGAAGTGACAGCTTTATTGTTTTTAGCATTTGCGCTTGGACTTGATGCCTTCTCTGTCGGTTTAGGGCTTGGGATGCAACGTCTTCGATTAAAGCGAATTGCACTCATCGGTATGGTAGTAGGCTTATTTCATATTATAATGCCCTTTTTGGGCATTTTATTTGGGACAATGATATCAAAACAAATTGGAAGTTTAACCACCTTAGCCGGAGGATTATTACTTGTAGGTATTGGTGCGCAAATGTTTTTTTCAGCTTTTAACTATCGCGTAAAAAAAATGATTCAACCAATCGGGCTAGGTTTATATTTATTAGCTCTCAGTTTAAGCGTGGATAGCTTTTCTGTCGGATTAAGCTTAGGTATCTCAGGAGTAAAAACGGCTATTGCGCTTATGCTGTTTGGATTAGTTAGTGCTTGTCTTTCTTGGATGGGCATGCTTATTGGAAGGAAAGTGGAAGGCTTCTTAGGTACATATAGTGAGTTGTTAGGTGGAAGCATTTTGATTGCGTTTGGTTTACATGTGTTATTTGGATAAATATGAAAAAAATCTTTTATCAATCAAGAAAAGACGGTTAATATACGTTAGCTATAACAAAGGCTCGGGGCGCCCGTTTAGCAACGTAGAGAATGAACGAATCAACTAAAGATAAAGGAATCGTGCCACTAAAACAGGGGTATGCCGACGTCTGGGCGTCAAGCCCGTTTTTAGTCGGCCACCGATGATGACTTATCGTAGAGCGCATTTCTAAAGTCGCCTCGTTGCTAGGCGATGGAGCTGGACGTGACTAATCGGTTATTTCGTTATCCACAAGCACCAATTTTATATTTCCTATACGATAACAAAAAGCCCTGCCTATTAAATCATCCTCGTTTTTATAATGGCGGTTATGAC
This genomic interval from Virgibacillus pantothenticus contains the following:
- a CDS encoding methyl-accepting chemotaxis protein, with the protein product MEKKKYRFSLRLKLVLFTTTLALVTYSVSAVFIYIIYDYVQNYWDVSEHFFTITTFVLGIIWSGILAFFAARVIVKPLEKLEAAASEAAKGNLHQVIEISKSDDEVRALGIAFNKMLKNLRDIVHNIDQHFESTNQSVVKIRQASEQANHHSMSIRSSADEISKGAESASEAIQNTAEAVELATELAEEVQQKAADSKQKSNAMMKILDRSKQAVNQLVDGIQKLADEQEASLKDVDHLKQNAMQVETIITLVGEIAEQTNLLALNASIEAARAGEHGKGFAVVADEIRKLADQSAQAVQRISGLITAIQEDVSAVVVKINDNVSYAKREANNGKTTNHAISEMSGSVNEVATEIGRITDLVDRQLESIQNTVKQSQEVAAVAEETSAGAQEVNASIHEQASTIEQVDGLAHALEEQAKNLNKQINQFKVN
- a CDS encoding low molecular weight protein arginine phosphatase → MKLLFVCTGNTCRSPMAEALVRHKIPEVEVQSAGIFAAENQQASPKAIEALKQKQMEIEHLSQPVTKELLNWADVVLTMTTQHKQSLIMTFPQFQEKYFTLKEYVLEADKEVWKELKQAYADYEEKRSIFIQKNQHKLDNSLLDQRIQEHLSEDIENIRRLEANLINYDISDPFGGDLRIYQGTLEELDKYIDLLRKKLTK
- a CDS encoding manganese efflux pump MntP family protein, with protein sequence MSGYIGEVTALLFLAFALGLDAFSVGLGLGMQRLRLKRIALIGMVVGLFHIIMPFLGILFGTMISKQIGSLTTLAGGLLLVGIGAQMFFSAFNYRVKKMIQPIGLGLYLLALSLSVDSFSVGLSLGISGVKTAIALMLFGLVSACLSWMGMLIGRKVEGFLGTYSELLGGSILIAFGLHVLFG